From one uncultured Methanoregula sp. genomic stretch:
- a CDS encoding ABC transporter ATP-binding protein: protein MNTRNHINAENLHAGYGTEDIVKAVSCSFREGTFTGIIGPNGSGKTTLLKAFSRVIPSSGILELDGKAVSSYTPAELGMALGFVPQDEGRPFSYTVLQVVMMARYARTSRYATLTPADFARCYQTLEETGIAHLKDRSIRTLSGGEWQRVLIARALAQDTRVILLDEPTSHLDLSHQSDILSLMRNLAASGSTIIGVFHDLNMAALYCDRLIMIRNGQIVADDIPARVLTPEKIRDVYGADVVTSFHPATGRAFLIPLDNPKRIMDPEKNRNILVISGGGSGTDLLHFLSRKGYILSAGVLATNDTDYITVKALKIPCIAIQPFSQIPAHSLEKLRALIARADRIILSVHPMGTGNLPVILALREAVPARIIIHCPEGRTFTSIDYAKGTAAAALSDLCSAGAECTTGFNGILDLLETAPQKNSTPRRGS, encoded by the coding sequence ATGAATACCAGGAACCATATCAATGCCGAAAACCTCCATGCCGGTTACGGTACGGAGGATATTGTCAAAGCGGTCAGCTGCTCGTTTAGAGAGGGAACGTTCACCGGCATCATCGGGCCGAACGGCTCGGGCAAGACCACGCTCCTCAAGGCCTTCAGCCGCGTGATACCCTCAAGCGGCATCCTCGAACTGGACGGAAAAGCGGTCAGCAGCTATACGCCGGCTGAACTGGGCATGGCGCTCGGGTTTGTCCCGCAGGACGAGGGCCGGCCATTCTCATACACGGTACTGCAGGTAGTAATGATGGCCCGGTACGCCCGGACCAGCAGGTATGCCACGCTGACCCCCGCTGATTTTGCCAGGTGCTATCAGACGCTCGAAGAAACCGGTATCGCCCATCTGAAGGACCGCTCGATCCGGACCCTGAGCGGCGGGGAATGGCAGCGGGTACTCATTGCCCGTGCCCTTGCGCAGGATACCCGGGTGATCCTCCTCGACGAACCGACCTCTCATCTCGACTTGTCCCACCAGTCCGACATCCTCTCCCTCATGCGCAACCTTGCCGCATCGGGCTCCACCATCATCGGCGTGTTCCACGACCTCAACATGGCTGCTCTTTACTGCGACCGGCTCATCATGATCCGGAACGGGCAGATTGTGGCCGATGACATCCCGGCACGGGTGCTGACTCCTGAAAAGATCCGGGATGTCTACGGTGCAGACGTGGTTACTTCCTTTCACCCGGCCACCGGACGGGCTTTCCTTATCCCCCTCGACAACCCAAAACGGATCATGGATCCGGAAAAAAACCGGAATATCCTCGTGATCTCCGGTGGGGGGAGCGGTACAGACCTGCTGCACTTCCTTTCCCGAAAAGGATACATCCTCTCGGCCGGTGTCCTTGCGACAAACGACACCGATTACATAACAGTAAAAGCGCTGAAGATACCCTGCATCGCGATCCAGCCGTTCTCGCAGATCCCGGCCCATTCACTGGAAAAACTCCGGGCCCTGATCGCCAGGGCTGACCGGATCATCCTGTCGGTGCATCCCATGGGAACCGGCAACCTCCCGGTTATTCTCGCACTCCGTGAAGCAGTTCCGGCCCGGATCATCATCCACTGTCCCGAAGGCCGCACATTCACATCCATTGATTATGCCAAAGGAACAGCTGCTGCTGCATTATCTGACCTTTGTTCGGCCGGTGCAGAATGCACCACCGGGTTCAACGGGATACTTGACCTTCTGGAAACAGCACCCCAAAAAAACAGCACCCCCCGGAGGGGATCATGA
- the nikR gene encoding nickel-responsive transcriptional regulator NikR: MTMDDDLSRIGISLPKNLLDRFDEILNYRGYSSRSEGIRDAIRTYITYYKWMSDVKGEREGVITMVYDHEQRNLLTTITEIEHEHHDVIKASLHSHITHERCLEVILVHGDGEQLKSLAERLMAQKGVESVKLTTINIEE; the protein is encoded by the coding sequence ATGACAATGGATGACGATCTTTCACGGATTGGAATATCACTTCCAAAGAACCTGCTCGACCGGTTTGATGAAATCCTGAACTATCGTGGGTACTCTTCCCGTTCGGAGGGTATCCGCGATGCAATCCGTACGTATATCACCTACTACAAGTGGATGTCCGATGTCAAGGGAGAACGCGAGGGCGTCATCACGATGGTGTACGACCACGAGCAGCGGAACCTCCTTACAACCATTACCGAAATAGAACACGAACATCACGACGTCATCAAGGCATCGCTCCATTCCCATATCACGCATGAACGCTGTCTTGAAGTGATCCTTGTCCACGGCGATGGCGAGCAGCTCAAGTCGCTGGCTGAACGCCTGATGGCCCAGAAAGGAGTCGAATCCGTCAAGCTTACGACTATCAATATTGAAGAATAA
- a CDS encoding cobalamin-binding protein produces MKLEYPKTKQIPAVLLILTVALALCILPVSAIAVTDDAGRVITTNATPMRIVSLSPSNTEILAALGLTDRIVGVTDVCDYPPEVKNKTRIGGYSAISIEKVAAARPDLVLASDLTPKETIGRLQDLGLPVAVVVPRNIDHMIRDIRMVGALTGTENRAEVLATNLSGRLVAVLPCPSTAAHPTVAHVVWHKPLYVSGNDTFQSDVITHAGGENAFADRNGWSTVSLEEFLMKNPDIIIVNGGGGMDSSQKDVILDAFMKNPQYASLSAVKNKRVYAVNADIISRPAPRIVDAAEGAARLIHPECFTQATLSSAITVTPTARSPGFCAGSAILLISLVILLQRKRRE; encoded by the coding sequence ATGAAATTGGAATATCCAAAAACAAAACAGATTCCGGCTGTCCTGCTTATCCTCACGGTTGCACTGGCCCTGTGCATACTACCGGTATCGGCGATAGCCGTAACCGATGACGCCGGCAGGGTCATAACCACAAACGCGACACCCATGCGGATCGTCTCGCTCTCCCCGTCGAATACCGAGATCCTGGCCGCACTCGGCCTGACTGACCGTATCGTCGGGGTGACCGATGTCTGCGACTATCCGCCGGAGGTAAAGAACAAGACCCGGATCGGGGGTTATTCAGCCATCAGCATCGAAAAGGTTGCCGCAGCCCGCCCGGACCTCGTGCTGGCTTCTGACCTCACACCCAAGGAGACCATTGGCCGGCTTCAGGATCTCGGCCTGCCGGTGGCAGTTGTTGTACCACGGAATATCGATCATATGATCCGGGACATCCGAATGGTCGGGGCACTGACCGGTACGGAAAACCGGGCAGAAGTGCTGGCCACAAACCTCTCGGGTCGCCTTGTCGCTGTTCTTCCCTGCCCGTCCACCGCTGCCCACCCGACCGTTGCCCACGTTGTCTGGCATAAACCTCTCTACGTGAGCGGCAATGATACCTTCCAGAGTGACGTGATCACGCATGCCGGCGGCGAGAACGCCTTTGCCGACCGGAACGGATGGAGCACCGTTTCACTGGAAGAATTTCTGATGAAGAACCCGGATATCATCATCGTGAACGGGGGAGGAGGGATGGATTCCTCACAAAAAGACGTAATCCTTGACGCATTCATGAAAAATCCGCAATACGCGTCCCTTTCTGCGGTGAAGAACAAACGCGTCTATGCTGTGAACGCCGATATTATAAGCAGGCCCGCACCGCGAATCGTGGATGCAGCAGAAGGAGCAGCCCGGCTCATCCACCCGGAGTGTTTCACGCAGGCTACCTTATCCTCCGCGATAACCGTAACTCCCACGGCAAGATCGCCGGGGTTCTGTGCGGGAAGTGCGATCCTGCTCATCTCGCTGGTCATTCTCCTGCAACGGAAAAGGAGGGAATGA
- a CDS encoding sugar phosphate isomerase/epimerase family protein: MNTRPLFISTFCCIDHPLDYALETLASRTSHVEILADGLHDILSDNSPCSGYPFSYSVHAPCSEVNIAALNEHMRSASIRVLGEVLAASARIGAGHLVVHPGFSPYEQVRDRSYASLLRSLDDLVHLQEEHGVRVCIENMGAWECCHFRTPEFLPELAARGLGCTLDCGHARLNGNLDEFLEAGGFCHVHLHDNGGTVDDHIACGAGTIDFQILLSKLPRHATMVVETRELAEADQSIRYLSSLTNGEP, from the coding sequence ATGAACACGCGACCATTATTCATCTCGACCTTCTGCTGCATCGACCACCCGCTCGACTATGCTCTTGAGACCCTGGCTTCCAGGACATCGCACGTTGAAATCCTTGCGGACGGGCTGCACGACATCCTTTCGGACAACTCCCCGTGCAGCGGGTACCCGTTCTCGTACAGCGTCCACGCACCATGCAGCGAAGTCAACATTGCCGCACTCAATGAACACATGCGGAGCGCTTCGATCAGGGTACTCGGCGAAGTCCTCGCAGCCTCGGCCCGCATCGGTGCCGGCCATCTCGTGGTCCACCCGGGTTTCTCACCCTACGAGCAGGTCAGGGACCGCTCCTATGCTTCCCTGCTGCGCTCGCTCGACGATCTTGTACATCTCCAGGAAGAGCACGGCGTCAGGGTCTGCATCGAGAACATGGGAGCCTGGGAGTGCTGCCATTTCCGGACTCCCGAATTCCTGCCGGAACTTGCCGCACGCGGCCTTGGCTGCACGCTCGATTGCGGCCATGCCCGGCTTAACGGGAATCTCGACGAATTCCTGGAAGCAGGGGGATTCTGCCATGTCCACCTCCATGATAATGGCGGGACGGTCGATGACCATATTGCATGCGGGGCAGGGACTATCGATTTTCAGATACTCCTCAGCAAGCTCCCGCGCCATGCAACCATGGTTGTCGAGACGCGGGAACTTGCTGAAGCCGACCAGAGCATCCGATACCTTTCATCCCTCACAAACGGAGAACCGTAA
- a CDS encoding MarR family transcriptional regulator, protein MREREHVIFSDEESEFFDLLTMTGTRNNIAKILVFLANTPEGTSREIERRMHLRQPEVSIAIKYLAARSWIRYREIPPGGKGRPVKNYSLAVPFGEIITIMEKEKRDELNFHLGRIRKIREYSREVSG, encoded by the coding sequence ATGCGGGAACGAGAACATGTGATATTCTCTGATGAAGAATCGGAATTTTTCGATCTCCTCACAATGACCGGCACCAGAAACAATATTGCAAAAATACTTGTGTTTCTTGCGAATACCCCGGAAGGAACTTCCCGTGAAATAGAACGCAGGATGCATTTGCGCCAGCCTGAAGTGAGCATAGCGATCAAGTACCTGGCAGCGCGGTCCTGGATCCGGTACCGGGAGATACCCCCCGGCGGGAAGGGCCGGCCCGTCAAGAACTATTCACTGGCAGTACCCTTCGGGGAAATTATAACAATCATGGAGAAAGAGAAGAGAGATGAATTGAATTTTCATCTTGGGCGGATCCGGAAGATCCGGGAATACAGCCGTGAAGTGTCCGGATGA
- a CDS encoding cobyrinate a,c-diamide synthase encodes MPVTIPRIVIAGTHSGCGKTSVASGLMAALTESGLSVQPFKTGPDFIDPSHHSAICGRISRNLDPFMMGEREVMRSFASASGDADIAVIEGAMGLFDGIDGTDLSSTAHVARILHAPVILVVDAYAACRSVHAVVRGFQTFDPHVRIAGIIFNRIGTAKHREMIATEEFVPALGWIPHQRGDEVRSRHLGLVMAHESAGMSRFGRVVRESCDIPAILDVARGAPLLTDPPATKTPQVSKQAVFGVARDEAFCFYYQDNLDRLVRAGSEIRFFSPMQDPLPEVDALYIGGGYPELHAKKLEDSRCRHAIHDMADQGMPVYGECGGLMYLCGSVSIDREFRMADVLPARVEMTETIEALGYVKGRYNSRSGLWPGTALIRGHEFHYSRAACDPDARFAIRLGLGKGIQDGNDGLIEQNTLGAYTHAYFSDTFCRRFVAAAEDFRRNR; translated from the coding sequence GTGCCGGTAACTATTCCCCGGATCGTAATTGCGGGAACGCACAGCGGCTGCGGTAAGACCTCTGTCGCAAGCGGCCTGATGGCGGCACTGACTGAGAGCGGCCTTTCTGTCCAGCCCTTCAAGACCGGGCCGGACTTCATTGATCCTTCCCACCATTCTGCTATCTGCGGCAGGATCTCCCGTAACCTCGATCCCTTCATGATGGGAGAGAGGGAGGTCATGCGATCGTTTGCTTCTGCATCCGGTGACGCGGATATCGCGGTCATCGAAGGGGCCATGGGACTTTTTGACGGAATTGATGGCACAGACCTCAGCAGCACGGCCCACGTGGCGCGGATCCTTCATGCGCCGGTCATTCTTGTCGTTGACGCATACGCGGCATGCCGGAGTGTCCATGCGGTGGTCCGGGGATTCCAGACCTTTGATCCCCATGTAAGGATTGCCGGGATAATCTTCAACCGGATTGGCACCGCGAAGCATCGCGAGATGATTGCAACAGAGGAATTTGTTCCAGCGCTCGGGTGGATACCTCATCAGCGGGGAGATGAAGTGAGAAGTCGTCACCTTGGCCTGGTTATGGCGCACGAGTCAGCCGGAATGAGTAGGTTTGGCCGGGTTGTCCGGGAATCGTGCGATATTCCCGCGATCCTAGATGTGGCACGGGGTGCTCCGCTGCTGACAGACCCTCCGGCCACGAAAACCCCGCAGGTAAGCAAACAGGCTGTCTTCGGCGTGGCCCGCGATGAGGCCTTCTGCTTTTATTACCAGGACAATCTCGACCGGCTTGTCCGGGCCGGATCAGAGATCCGGTTCTTCTCACCAATGCAGGATCCCCTGCCTGAAGTGGACGCTCTCTACATTGGCGGGGGATACCCGGAACTGCATGCAAAAAAACTCGAAGACTCGCGATGCCGGCATGCCATTCACGATATGGCTGATCAAGGTATGCCGGTATATGGCGAGTGCGGCGGGCTCATGTACCTGTGCGGATCGGTTTCAATCGATCGCGAGTTCCGGATGGCTGATGTGCTGCCCGCCCGCGTGGAAATGACAGAAACAATCGAAGCGCTGGGGTACGTGAAAGGCAGATATAATAGCCGGTCCGGGCTCTGGCCGGGTACTGCACTCATACGGGGGCACGAGTTCCATTATTCCCGGGCAGCGTGCGATCCCGATGCACGGTTTGCGATCCGGCTCGGGCTGGGGAAAGGGATACAGGATGGGAACGACGGGCTCATCGAACAGAATACACTCGGGGCTTATACACATGCGTATTTCAGCGATACATTCTGCCGGCGATTTGTTGCCGCTGCAGAAGACTTCCGGAGGAACCGGTAA
- a CDS encoding iron chelate uptake ABC transporter family permease subunit, whose amino-acid sequence MIVTAILTIILCTFTGPAGFGIPTVGPGTADIIGGIRLPRVLAAFFVGASLAVAGAAMQSLFRNPMADPYILGTSSGGALGASIAIVFLGGFFVPVFAWIGAVIAILIVWSIASRQGVISVETLLLTGIAVSFFFSALVSFLIAIAGQNVHQIIFWLMGGFWNASPADAILSAAILVPAGLLLFFMGRDLNALSLGEETAAHLGIDAARARWAVLGASTLLVAGAVSIAGSIGFVGLVTPHVVRMMFGPDNRIVIPASILAGGILLVLSDTLARTFFSDLPVGIITAFIGAPFFIWLIYQRGSAA is encoded by the coding sequence ATGATTGTCACCGCAATCCTGACAATCATACTCTGCACGTTTACCGGCCCGGCCGGTTTTGGTATCCCGACCGTTGGCCCTGGTACCGCAGATATCATAGGAGGTATCCGGCTTCCCCGGGTCCTTGCCGCATTCTTCGTTGGCGCAAGCCTTGCCGTTGCCGGTGCCGCCATGCAGTCGCTCTTCCGGAACCCGATGGCCGATCCCTACATACTCGGCACGTCCTCCGGCGGTGCGCTGGGCGCATCCATCGCCATCGTCTTTCTCGGCGGATTTTTTGTTCCGGTCTTCGCATGGATCGGTGCTGTTATTGCGATCCTCATCGTCTGGTCGATTGCCAGCCGGCAGGGCGTGATATCTGTCGAGACCCTGCTGTTGACCGGCATCGCCGTCTCGTTCTTCTTCTCGGCACTCGTCTCGTTCCTGATCGCGATTGCCGGCCAGAACGTCCACCAGATCATCTTCTGGCTCATGGGCGGGTTCTGGAATGCATCGCCGGCCGATGCAATCCTCTCGGCTGCGATCCTCGTCCCGGCCGGCCTGCTCCTCTTCTTCATGGGCCGGGACCTCAATGCTCTCTCCCTTGGCGAGGAGACTGCTGCTCACCTTGGCATCGACGCTGCACGGGCCCGCTGGGCAGTGCTCGGCGCAAGCACCCTGCTCGTTGCCGGGGCGGTCTCGATCGCCGGCTCAATCGGGTTTGTCGGCCTTGTCACCCCGCATGTGGTCCGGATGATGTTTGGCCCGGACAACCGCATCGTTATCCCTGCCAGCATCCTCGCCGGGGGCATCCTGCTCGTTCTTTCCGACACCCTCGCCCGCACGTTCTTCTCGGACCTGCCCGTCGGGATCATCACGGCATTTATCGGGGCGCCGTTCTTCATCTGGCTGATCTACCAGCGGGGGTCAGCCGCATGA
- a CDS encoding type IV pilin N-terminal domain-containing protein, with protein MIRHNDRAVSPVVGVMLMLVVTIIIAAVVSAFAGSMGSEQHKTPQATIVANGIVQGIQDTNTANWKPDYPGSDYTTLNGLQFENTGGDSFVLNDIEVQVQAQDAKYTLTTKDRLPSSTCLPAGSTSGGYFLKVGNTSLSDALISPGDKFMLYADNCYDSSTATYKGQPYAQGRWITWDPAGTQGGFAAQLNTKIQYKLIDRRSSRAIASGEIILR; from the coding sequence ATGATTCGCCACAATGACAGAGCGGTTTCACCGGTAGTAGGAGTTATGCTCATGCTTGTGGTGACCATCATCATCGCAGCAGTTGTCTCCGCATTTGCCGGGAGTATGGGGAGTGAACAGCACAAGACCCCACAGGCAACGATCGTTGCAAACGGTATTGTCCAAGGTATTCAGGATACGAACACTGCCAACTGGAAACCCGATTATCCGGGTAGCGACTATACCACATTAAACGGTTTACAGTTTGAAAACACGGGGGGAGATTCCTTCGTATTGAACGATATTGAGGTCCAGGTCCAGGCGCAGGACGCAAAATATACCCTGACAACCAAAGACAGGCTGCCATCCTCGACCTGTCTGCCGGCAGGGTCAACATCCGGGGGATATTTTTTAAAGGTTGGCAACACGTCGCTGTCGGACGCCCTGATCTCACCCGGTGACAAATTCATGCTCTACGCTGATAACTGCTACGACAGTAGTACTGCAACATATAAGGGCCAGCCATATGCACAAGGAAGATGGATCACATGGGATCCAGCAGGTACCCAGGGCGGATTTGCAGCACAGTTGAATACGAAGATCCAGTATAAACTCATCGACAGGAGAAGCAGCCGGGCGATAGCGAGCGGGGAGATTATCCTGCGATAA
- a CDS encoding adenosylcobinamide amidohydrolase, with the protein MKLPGNEQVGHRETSFIIRFPGPRNVLSTSWMNGGYREDLKAVFNHQISLEACEVCHAGDGSVQQYLNGVARNIGLDPKTATGLITRAEMKNTAIVVESFRELTITAIVTAGIARNGGRAGDPASYYENGNSVEPVGGTINTILLIGADLPEYAMTRAVMTATEAKAAALQQLMARSIYSTGIATGSGTDMIVIVADPGSSRHLSNAGKHSKLGELIGRAAIKATIAALEMETGLSPTSQRNVLVRLQRFGVTEGDIWDLAAERFANTPSGIQSRENFIHCLRKKAQEPELVALVSAVLHIIDEVGWNLLPDDEAKEVACRLIRQAFDPERLIGAEVESRPAQESILQCLNKAVSELVIREIHPVSRNR; encoded by the coding sequence ATGAAACTGCCGGGAAACGAACAGGTCGGGCACCGGGAAACCTCATTCATCATCCGGTTCCCCGGGCCCCGGAACGTACTCTCTACCTCGTGGATGAATGGGGGATACCGGGAAGATCTCAAGGCGGTCTTCAACCACCAGATCTCCCTTGAAGCCTGCGAGGTCTGCCATGCCGGCGACGGGAGCGTGCAGCAGTATCTGAATGGTGTTGCCCGAAACATCGGGCTGGACCCTAAAACCGCCACCGGACTAATCACCCGGGCGGAGATGAAGAATACAGCTATCGTTGTGGAGTCGTTCCGGGAGCTTACGATCACTGCGATCGTGACTGCCGGTATTGCCAGGAATGGCGGGAGGGCCGGTGACCCGGCATCGTACTACGAGAATGGCAACTCTGTTGAGCCGGTCGGAGGGACGATCAATACTATCCTCCTTATCGGTGCCGACCTTCCGGAGTATGCCATGACACGGGCGGTGATGACGGCTACTGAAGCTAAGGCTGCGGCCCTCCAGCAGCTGATGGCCCGGAGCATATACTCAACGGGTATCGCCACCGGATCCGGGACGGATATGATCGTCATCGTCGCGGATCCCGGTTCATCCCGACATCTTTCGAATGCCGGCAAGCATTCCAAACTCGGGGAGCTGATCGGAAGGGCTGCGATCAAGGCTACAATCGCCGCACTTGAGATGGAAACCGGGCTCTCACCCACCTCACAGCGGAATGTGCTCGTGCGGCTCCAGCGTTTCGGCGTGACGGAAGGGGATATCTGGGATCTGGCAGCAGAACGATTTGCGAATACACCGTCCGGAATCCAGTCCAGAGAAAATTTCATACATTGTTTACGAAAGAAGGCACAGGAACCGGAACTTGTTGCGCTGGTATCAGCTGTCCTCCATATCATTGATGAAGTGGGATGGAACCTGTTGCCGGATGACGAAGCAAAAGAAGTTGCCTGCCGCTTGATCCGACAGGCTTTTGATCCTGAACGGTTGATTGGAGCTGAAGTGGAATCAAGACCCGCGCAGGAATCAATTCTTCAGTGTCTTAACAAGGCAGTATCTGAATTGGTTATACGTGAGATCCATCCGGTATCCCGGAACAGGTAA